From Pseudomonadota bacterium:
TGGAGCTTGCCGAAGAACTGCCCCGATTATTGCTCACCCGGAGATTTTTCCAGGCAAACCTGAAAATCATTCAGGAAGAAGACAAAATGCTGGGGAGTCTGCTTGATATAAAAAGTTGAGCTGTAAGGCCCCTTGCCGGCTGACATCAACCGCCGTTTGTCAAGACCGCAAGGTTTTCAGGCGAGTTCGCTATGGGTGATCCGGCCGCCCAGAATGGTCATGACCGCCTTTCCGGTCAGCTCCCGATCGATAAACGGAGAGTTCCTGCTTTTTGACCGTATCCCTTCAGCGGCAAACACAAACTTTTTCTCCGGATCGATGACCGTGATATCGGCGATACACCCTTCCTTCAGAGTCCCTCCCTCCACCCCCAGAATCCGGGCAGGGTTCACCGACATCAACTCAATCAGCCTGACAGGGTCAATAATGCCAACTCTCACCAGTTCAAGGGAAAGCGGAAGCGACGTTTCAAGACCGATGATTCCGTTGGCAGCCTGGTCAAATTCCTTGTCTTTTTCAAGCCTGCTGTGGGGAGCATGATCGGTGGCGATCGCGTCGATAGTCCCGTCCTGCAGCCCCCTGATCATCTCAAGCCTGTCCTTCTCGGAGCGCAGAGGAGGGTTCATCTTGGCATTGGTGTTATAATTTCCCACATCCTGATCGGTAAGAGTGAAATAATGAGGCGCGGTCTCGGCGGTGACTCTGCAACCCTTTGATTTTGCACGCCGAATAAGGTCAACCGCCTCGCCGGTACTGACATGGGCAATATGAACCGGTCGCCCGGTATATTCCGCCAGAGCGATATCCCGATACACCGCAATGCTTTCTGCAGCAGAGGGAATCCCCCGGAGGCCAAGCCTGGTGGAAACGGAGCCGTCATTCATTGCCCCGCCCCGGCTCAAAAATATCTCCTCGGAATGGGAAATCAGCAGCAGGTCATAATTGCCGGAATATTCAAGAGCCCGCTTGAAAAGCTGGCTGTTGACAACGGGAACGCCATCATCCGACAAGGCAACCACTCCGGCTGTTTTCATCTCACCGAACTCCGCGAGCTCTTCCCCCTTGGCGCCCTTGCTGATGCTGCCCACCGGATACACCCTGGCGGAGGCGCCAACCGCTCTGGCAAGGATGAGCGAAGTCACCCCCTGGGAATCGTTGATCGGTGAAGTATTCGGCATACAGGCAACGGCTGTGAAGCCTCCTGCGGCAGCGGCCATGGTCCCGGAAGCGATTGTTTCCTTATACTCTTCTCCCGGCTCACGCAGGTGAACATGCATGTCGATCAGACCAGGAGTCACCCACAGCCCGCCAAGATCATAAGTTTTGCAGCCAGGCGGCAGATCTCTTTCCTTCACAGTCCCAACCGCCTTGACCCTGCCGCCAACAACAAGGATGTCGGCCTGACCATCGAGCCCTGACGAAGGATCAATCACCCTGCCGTTCTGCAACAGCATCGGCCGGGTTGCATCTGATTTTTCCGCAACGGATGTCACCATTTAATCACCACCCATCAGAAGGTACAGTATTGCCATCCTGATCGCCACGCCGTTGGTTACCTGGTCAAGGATAACCGATCTTGGCCCGTCAGCGACCCCGGGATCAATTTCCACTCCGCGATTTATCGGGCCGGGATGCATGATCAGCGCATCAGGTTTTGCGAGATTCAGCAGTTTTTCATTCACTCCGAAAAAAGATGCATACTCCCGAAGGGACGGGATCAGGGGGTCGAGCTGTCGCTCTCTCTGAATCCGAAGGGCCATCACCACATCTGCGTCTGCCACGGCGTCCTGCACCGAACGGCATACTTTTGCCCCAAACTGCTCAAGATAGGGAGGGATCATGGTGGCCGGCCCACAGACAAAAACCTCTGCCCCCATTTTCGTAAACCCGATAATATCGGAATGAGCGACCCGACTGTGGGCAATGTCGCCGATAATGGCAATCTTCAGGCCCGCAAAACCCCCTTTTCCCTCCTTGACGGTCATCAGGTCAAGGAGGCCCTGACTCGGATGCTCATGGGTGCCATCCCCGGCATTGACAACAGATGACTGCAGATGATGGGTCAACAGATCCGGAGATCCGGACGATGAGTGCCGGAGAATGATGATGTCAGGATGCATCGCTTCAAGATTCCGGGCCGTATCCACAAGAGTTTCACCTTTGGTGGCACTGCTCGTTGAAGCGGAAATGTTAAAGGTGTCAGCGCTGAGGCGTTTGGCGGCCACCTCAAAAGAGAGTCTGGTTCTGGTGCTGGGCTCAAAGAAAAGATTGATTACGGTTTTGCCGCGAAGAGTCGGCACCTTCTTGATGGCTCTGGTCGAAATCTCTTTGAATGATTCGGCGGTCTGGAGGATAAACGAAATATCTTGAACTGACAGATCTTCCATACTGAGAAGATGTTTATGGCGAAACACATAATCAGATTGCATTGTAACTGTCACCTGTCATATCTGATACTTGTTGAACAATTTCACCGACGCCCGCTGAGTACACTACGCCGAAGTCCCAGGAATCCCACTCCGTATTCTACTCATCGAAAAATGCCTGAAGAAAAAACCCTCCTCCCCGAAATCAGTGGAGCATGCTGCCTATCCGGCTCCAACGGACATCGAAGTTCTCATTGTCCCAGGACCAGTACATTATAAATGCTTTGCCGCGCAAATCCTTGAAATCAACAAAACTCCAGAAACGGGAATCGTGACTGTTGTCTCGATTATCACCCATTACAAAAAGTGATTCCGCCGGCACTGTCACCGGGCCGAAATTATCCCGCGGTCGCCCTTCGCCCGACAACACTCGGTCATCAAGATAGACGCCCTTGTCATTTTCAAGTTCATTACCATTCACAAACAATTTCTTGTCAACAATCTCAATTGTATCACCGGGGACACCAATCACCCGTTTGATAAAATCCTGATCGGGGTTCAGTGGATATTTGAAAACTACAATATCATTTCTTTCCGGGTTCCTGATCGGAATGAGCACCTTCCCGGTCAATGGATTCCTGACGCCATATATAAATTTACTGACCAGAATGTGATCACCGATCAATAAAGTCGGAATCATGGAACCGGAAGGAATTTTAAAGGCCTGAACGACAAATGTCCTGATAAACAATGCCAGGATTAAGGCGATGATAATTGCTTCTGCATATTCACGAAGAAGCGACTTCTTTCTGGGGGAGGATTCTTCAATGACTGACAAGTGGGCCCGGCTCCTTTGACTGACTGAAATTTCTACAAACCTGCTCTAATTACTCCATATCTCTTAAAAGCACAAGGCTGTTTAGACTGGTAACCGTCTCTTCTCCCCTGATATTTGCACATTTGAAATCAAACGTATTCACAGAATTTATCTGTAGAACATTTATATAATTCATTACCGAATATCGAGATGTTCAAATGCATAAATATGCGGCTAAAACCCGCTAAAAAAACACAACACCATTTCTATATTGTCATCTGTGTCAGAAACATGTCATAACTGGATAAATTTTTTTACTTATACCAATGTGGTATTGATATTTATTTTAATTGCTGTATTTTTCCCCGCAAAAATTCTCCTGCGAAAACCAACGGTTAGCTACTGACTGCCCGGAAACTCACATATGGTGCATATTTCACTACTGCAATTTATTGAAATCTGCATTCTTTCCACTTCATAACCTGGTTCAAAAATTTTAAAATTAAGCGATAAAAACAACTTCGAATGTCAAAATTTTTTAAGAATTTCACACGGTAACAGATATTTTATTCTTGACATGCGTCTTTTTTTATGTCTCTAATTGCATTAAGTAATTGTAAGTTTACTGTAGACACGCAACGAGAACATGCTGATTTGATTGGTTTTTTTTTCAGGGCAAAGAGAGAGAGAAATCCCCCGCCCTTGGTAATTGTCTAATTTTATTATTTTTTTTAAATGCGGTAACCATCAGCAAATGTTAATGAACACCTATCGTCAACAGAATTTAACAGTAAGCTCCCCATGTTCTTTCTTATAGGATCATAGCTAATGGGTGGTTTGAAACTTCCAAAATTCAGCTTCAACATCCCTTTCCTTGGCGGGCAGAAACTTGCAGTCGGCCTGGATATCGGGTCTCATTCAGTAAAAATCTGCCAGCTCGCACAGTCAGGGAGCGGATACAAACTTGTATGCCTGGGGAGCGCCACACTTCCTCCCGATTCGGTCGAAGATGGTGTCCTGCAGAATCCGGAAGCCGTCTCCAAAGCCGTCAGCGGTCTTATCAAGAACCTCAAACTCAAGGGCAAGAAAGTTGCCATTTCAATTTCAGGATATTCGGTAATCGTCAAAAAAATCAACCTCGCCGTGATGGATGAAGAAGAACTGGCCTCACACATTCAGGCCGAAGCGGAACAATATATCCCCTTTGATATTGACGATGTGTATATGGATTTTCAGGACCTGAAAACAAATACTGCTGATGACGACAGAACAGACATCATGCTGGTTGCCGCCAAAAAAGAGGTCGTCAACGGATACCTTGAAGTGCTCGGGGCGGCCGGTCTTAAAACAATCATTGTCGATGTCGATGCCTTTGCCCTGGAAAACGCCTACGGAGCAACCTTCGGCGGCAGCAATGAAAACATCGGCCTTGTCGATATCGGCGCCTCCAAAATGAATATCAACATTGTCTCCAATGGCACCTCGGTTCTCGCCCGCGACATCGTGCTCGGCAGCAGACTCCTGACCGAGCAGATACAGAACCACTTCGGAATATCCTTTGAAGAAGCGGAGGCGCTTAAAATCGGAAGCACCTCTTCCGAGGAAAAAAAGAGGGAACTCGAAGATATTTTTGTCAATACCTGCACCCAATGGGTCACTGAGGTCAAAAGGGCCCTCGATTTCTACTATTCGAATTACCCGGAAGAAACCATCAACAAACTGGTGTTAAGCGGAGGAGGGGCCAAAGTCAAAGGACTCGCAAAACTCTTTAGTGAAGAGACAGGAATCAAGACTCATATTTTCAATCCCTTTGCCAGAACCGAGTCGGATCCCAGCAAGATCGACAACGACTACTTAAATAATATTGCACCGGAGATGGCCCTGTCCACAGGCCTGGCTACCCGCTCTGCCGACATTTAACAGCACAGCAAAGACCGATGATACATATTAATCTATTGCCGGTAAGGCAAATCAGAAGGCGGTTGCAGGTCCGAAATGAAGTGGCCGTTTTTGGTGCTTCAGTGATGGTTGTTCTGGTTGCGATCGGTCTTGTCGGGCTTAATATGAAAAGCACTGTAACTGAGAAAAAATCCGAGAATCAGGTCTTGAGCAAGAAAAAAGCATCATATCAGCCGATACTCGACGAAATCGAGAAGCTGAAAAAAGACAAGAAAGAACAGGAAACCAAACTTGATGTCATAAAAAAACTGAAGACAGGTTCGCAGACCCTGGTACATGTACTTGACGAACTTGCCAAAGTGACTCCTTCGAATCGAGCATGGGTCAATACAATGAAGCATTCCGGCGGATCAATGGATATAACAGGAGTTGCTCTCGATAATGCAACAATTGCTCAGTACATGAGAAGTATTAGAGAGTCTGAATACTTTTCCGATGCCGAACTTTCACAATCTTCACAAATCGTTGTTGCTGGTGCAAAATTAAAATCATTTGCACTGAAAATCGGTGTTACAACCCCTGTCCGCGAAGAAGACCCAGATCAAACAAAAGAAACAAAAAATTAATGAAAGAAAACTTCCTGAAAATAAAAACTGTTTATGAAAACTTCCTTGATAACAAGGTTGCATTTCTTAATCGCCAGTACAAACTTGCCATCTTTGCGGCAGCTGTAACAATTCCGATTGTATTATTCTTTTTTCTTTTTGTTTCTCCTACCTCCAAAGAAATCAAAAAACTCAACAAGGACAATCGATATCTCCGTGGTGAAATACAAAAAGTAGAAGCCATAGCCGGTAAACTGGATGAACATAAACAGGAAATGGCGGAAGTACAACTCAGATTGAAAGCCGCGTCCTTGTTATTGCCTAAACAGAAAGAGATTCCAGACCTTCTTACGAGTATCTCTGAACAGGGTACAAGCTCGGGACTAGAATTCATTTCCTTCCAGCCCAAGACTGAAAGACCGGAACAATTTTATGCAGTTATTCCTGTATCAATAGCCGTAAAGGGTTCTTACCACAAAATAGGCTCATTTTTAGACAAAGTTAGCAAATTAAATCGTATCGTTTCAGTGACCAATATTGATCTGGGCAGCCCTCAAAGAAGCGAAGGAGAAATGTTACTAGGTGCCAATATGGAACTAGTTACATACAGATTTATTGACACAAACGTTGACACAACAAAAAAACAATGAACACCACTCAGATAAATAACATACCATCCAGACCAAAATTTCTAGTGTTCTGGTTTGCAATGTGTGGATTATACATATTGCTGTTGCAGTTTATTCCGACTCAAAACGTGCATGCTCAAATTGAATTTTCAAATGAAAAAGAATCGGAGCAGATAAAAATAGCAGAAGCTCTTGATGCTTTGCTTAAATCCATGAAAATCGAAGCTTTTGAATATCAAGTTGAAAATAGACCTGATCCTTTCATGCCATTTATCTCTGACAAAATTGACCAACCTGTAGAAATTGACATATCACCTGAAAGACTGACCGGCATGAGACAATTTGAACCAGGGCAACTTAAAGTTGTAGCTATTATGTTTACAGAAAATAACCCCATGGCTATGGTCGAAGATTCCGCCGGCAAGGGCTATGTGATCCGTCGTGGGACTAAGATAGGAAGGTCCGGGATCGTATCCGATATTGTCCCGAACCAGGTGATAATCAAACAGTTGACTTACTCCATGACTCGCGAGAGGAAATACAACACTGTGGAGATGATATTAAGAAAAGAGGGAGAACGTCCGTGATTGCCCTTATGAAACCGAAAGTTGTATTCACTGGAATTTTTCTGTTTTGTTATGCATTTACCGCATACACCACAGAATCTGGCGCTGCTGTCTCTGCAGAAAAAAACAGTCGCCTGGGTGTAAGCATAGGTAGCGACATCGACAGCTACCAAACAGAAGGAGGAATGCCGACGGACCACCTCATATTTGCTGCGGTCCCCTCCAGTTCAGACAGCACATCCGCAGCAGAGAAGAAAACCACTTTTCAAATCAACTCACTGAAATGGGAGCAGACGGCTGAAGACTTCATACTTAGAGTTCAGGGCGACAACCCTCCAACTTATACAATGTATGAACTTTTTGATCCGCTGAGAGTCATTATCGATATTGCTGATGCATCCATGGGAGCCACCGTCAATCTACCACTGGAACAACCCCAAGGCCCTGTTTCACTTGTAAACGGCAAAGTGCTTGAAGACAAGGAACCATTTATCGCCAGACTCGAAATATTCCTGAATGAGGACAACAGCTATACTGTTGAAAGAATCGACAACGACATCATCATCAGATTTCCCAAATCAGCAACCGATATTGAACCAATGGAAGCAACTGCGGCGGGGGAAGTTCAGCAGGAAGAAGCTATTGAACCCGCCGGGAGCGCCATTGAAACACCCACCGTACCCACAGAAACTCTGACAGAAGTTGCACCTGTGGCCGCTATTGTCGTGCCGGATGAAAACATTGGCGCCGAAAGCCCCATGCGTGAAGACATCGTCACCGAAACCAAGCCAATGGATACCCCCACTCCGGAGCCATCTGCTGATATGAGCAGCTATTCAGCACCCGCGCCGGTCGACGCTGAACCGCAAGCGGATCAAGCAACGGTGCTTTTCGACGTCGAGGTTAACCACACGCCAACCGAGACCTTGATCTATCTGAAGGGCGATGGCGCCATCCGCGATTTCAAGGAAGTGAAACTGGGGAAAAACCTCAAAGCGAACAGGCCGGACCGGATTTATCTCGATGTTGACAATGTAAAACTTGCAGGCCCGATAGAAACAAAAACTGTCGGTACAGCCGTTTCCAAAATCCGAACTGCACAACGGAAAAATGGCTTCAGGATAGTTTTTGACTCCGGCCTGGAGACCCTTTTTGATTACAACCTTAAAGTACAGTCAGATGGCCTGCTTGTGACCATCATTGAACCTTCTCCTGCGACTGCACTTATCGCCGGGCTTATGAAAGACGCTGGTCAAACCCCGGAACCGGAAATTGCTCCACAGCCGGAAATTATTGCTACAGAAGATGTTATCGCCATGGCCGCAGAACCTGCGCAGCCTTCACTCCCAACTTCAACCGGAACCAAAACCGCGACCGTTAGCGAAAAAACACAGCAAAATGCGAAGCAATCAAAAGCGCCAAAAGCACTGGAAGATTTTGCCTTTGCCGGATATGAAAAACAGCGGATTACTGTCGATTTTTACAAGATTGACCTGCATAATGTATTCAGGCTTTTTGGCGAAGTAAGCAATCTCAATATGGTCGTTGATGAAAGTGTAAACGGTTCCCTGACCTTGGCACTCAACGATGTTCCATGGGATTTTGCACTTGATATCATTCTTAATCTTAAAGACCTTCAAAAAGAAGAAAGATTCAACACCATAGTCATTTCTCCAAAGTCCAAAAAGTTCGCATGGCCGGAAAGAACTCTTGACACCATAGATTTCAAAGCAGATCTTGATTTGCTGAATGTACAGGCGCAAGAACATGAATCTATAAAGATCAGTAAAATGCAGGACATCCCGGAAACAGTTGTTGAAGCTAAAAAACTTATTCATCAGGCCGATATTAAAGAGAAAAGCGGCCAGTTCGAAGCCGCCTTACCTTTATACGAAGACGCCTTCAAAAAATGGCCTGATAACATAGTGCTTGCCAAAAGAATTGCCGGGCTTTGCCTAGTAAACCTTTCACAAAACGCAAAAGCGGTAAAGTATGCCAAGGCGGCTTTGCAGATCAACAGCAAGGATACCGATGCCGCTCTGCAAGCAGCTATTGGTTTTGCCCGGATGATGAAAACTGATTTGGCCAAAGAGTATTTCGAACTGTCCATAAATGGCACAACCCCTTCAAGCGAAGCACTTACCAGCTATTCCGGCTTTTGTGAAGAGAGTCAGGATTACGACTGCGCCATCAATATGCTCAAAAGACACAACGATCTACATGGCGACACTCTTCAGACGATGATCAGCAAAGCCAGAATATTAGACAAACAAGGCAAAATGGATGAAGCGGCTAATGAATACCGGGCGTTGCTACTATCAGGATATGAAATACCTCCCGATTTAGCGCGGTTCATTAAAGCCAGAGTGATAATGGCCGGTAATTAGGCAAATTTTAGTAAAGTTTGAGCAAACCAAGTCAACAGAGAGAGTTTAACAATGAAAACTATGAGTCACAAATACGCCAAAGGTTTAACAGTCCTGCTGCTGACCTTACTATTTGCCTGCTCACCGTCAAACCAGTCCCCTGGTGAAAGAGAATCTCAGAACCAGGATTCGGCTCAAGTTAAAGCTTCAGCTACAAAAGAGCCTGGTGGGCAAAGTCTGGATGGTCCTTTGGCTGCATCATCAGATTCACATTCCCTTCCAGTAAGATTTCAGACTCCTACTTACTCCGTTGCCGAACACGGAGAATTAGGTGATGGTTTCGGTGCGAATGAAGAATTTGTTGTCAAAGTAGGCGCGGATATTTCGTCAACAACCGGTCCGGTTAAATTACGAGATATCATGAAGAAGCTTGCTAGCCTTAAGAAAATGAAAATCAGTTGGGCATCTGATGTAGATCAGAACGTCCTCGTTGATGTTGATATCAGGGCCAATGATGATTTTTTCAAATCCGTTGACGACCTTTTGCGCCAACGTGATTATTTCCATGAAGTCGAAGGGAACAGTATCGTTATCAAATATAAAGACACTAAAAAGTTTTACCTGGCGCTACCATTTATTGCTTCTTCATATAAAAGAAGTGTTGGTTCCGATATCTCCCGAAACACATCCATGCAGATAAAAACCCTTGATGATAGTAGCAAGAATGTTTTTGATGTATGGGCAACGGTTAAACTTAATCTCGATAAAATCCTGCAGATCTGGTCTGTCAGGACATCTGTTGAACAAAAAGGAACTGCAGAAGGAGACAAAACAGGAACGGTGTCACAGGAGGGCACGGGAACAGCTTCTGAAACCCAAGGCGACAAAAGCGGCGCCACCGCTGAAAAAAAGGCCTTGGAGTCTGAAACCGCATCAGTCCAGCAGGCAGGTGTTGGCTTCTACACCATTGATGAGCCGGTTGGTATCATTACCGTAACCGCCCCCAGATACCAGCTGATTAAAATCGAGGAATATTTAAACTCACTTAAAAAAGAAATTTATCGCCAGATCAACATTGAAGCCAAGATTCTTGAAGTCAAGGTCTCCGGCTCCAGGAAGGTAGGTATTGACTGGGAGTCTTTGTTGAATGAAGGCGTATTCAGAGGTTCGATCGGGTTAGGTTCAAGTACTGCCAGTCAACCTTTGGGATCGAGTGGAACTCGTTCATTCACCATTCAGGTGCCGAGTTTTAATATGCTGGTATCTGCAATTGAAAAACAAGGAAAGACCAAGGTTCTTTCAAACCCGAAAATCAGTGTTTTAAACGGTCAACCCGCCATCTTGAATGTGGGTACAAACCAGACATATATCAAGGACGTTTCACAAACGGTTGACGAAGGTGTTGTCACCTATACCATCACGACTGGTGAAACCAGTTCCGGGATCGTTCTGTCTGTTATTGCTAATATAATGGAAAATGATGAGATCATTTTAAACATGACCCCGGTCACCTCTCTTGTAGAATCCCTTGAATATGAGACCTTCGGCTCGGCAAGAGTAGGTTTGCCGGTCGTTAAAGTCAAGGAAATGACAACACTTGTTCGAATCAAAAGCGGAGAAATGCTCGTTGTTGGCGGACTCATAGATTCGACAACTAAAGACGACAATGAAAATGTCCCTCTTCTTGGAAGGCTGCCTCTCATCAAGAGACTTTTCAGCCTTGAAGACAGAGAAAAAACAACAACAGAGTTAGTGATCCTGCTGAAGCCGGAGATCATCTCTTAAAAAGTTATTCATGAATTTTATAAGCATATCTAAAAAGGAGATTAAACCATGTCCGCCAAAAGAATAATAACCATAGGGCTGATGGGCTTTATGCTCTCCGGTTGCGGCCAATTAGTTTCTGAAAAACTAGCTGTCAATAACAGATCAGCAGCTGGACAGTGTCCTGATAGTCATCGTCTCGTCATCATGCCGTTTGCAGACTATTCGTATGAAAGCGATATCGAAAAAGCATATCGCAGAAACATAAAAATTATGGAAAACCTGACCGACAACTTGGTGGCCAATAATTTTCAGGTGCCGGTCCGGGAAGACCTGGTGATGTACCTCGCGAACAACAGACTGATCAATGCAAAGCAAGGCATACCTTCACAGAATCATTCAACCAAAAACTTGCAGCGTGAGATGTCCAGCGACTGGTCACTTGCCATGAAAGCTGAGCTTGCCAATCTGATTAACGCTGAACAGGCGGAAGGGTCGAAGGAATCAAACCTGATCGCGCTTGACAAACAGGCAATCGCAAAAATCGGCAACGATTTTAATGCAGCTGTCATTTTGCGGGGACGGATCGTAAAAATGGAGCTTGATGAAGAGAATACCTGGCGCCCCCTGAAAAAAGGGTTGCTGCCGGTTATTTTTGACGGAACCAGCCGTGGCCTCTTCGGGGTAACCAATTCAGAGATGTATGACACCTTAGGGGCAATGGCCGTTGGCGCCGGGGCCGGAGCACTTGCAGGAGACAACGCCACCAACCCCTATTCCAGTGCCGACAAAATCAACCCCTCGCGAGGCAACAGCATGGTCTGGGGCATCGGCGGGGCGGCGCTTGGTTATCTTTCAAGTCAGGGCGGTAAGGCCAATATGGCAGTTATCCAGCTCAGGTTGATTGCCCAGCGGGCTGACACCGGAGACGTCATCTGGACCAACAGTATAGAAGTCAAGGTAACTCCACAGACAATTTTTGCCGAAACCAAGGAAGAAAAACTCATGGATACAGCAATCCAAAAAGCGGTGGCAGCGCTTGCGAAGGACTTTGTCTCCAAGTATGCGCCAAATACAATTTAAGTATTCAGCAAGAAAAGGTATATCATGCGTTCTCCAGGAAATACGATCATGTCGAACAAACAATGGGTTCTGCTGGCACTACTGCTGGTTTCACTGGCCATCTTCTGGGGTTGCGGGGCCGGTGGAGATGCCGTGCCGCCAACCACGACTACGACCACAACCACGCCCACCTCAACGACAAGCAATGCCATAGTTCTTTCGCTTTCGCAGAATAGTGTCGAAACAGACGGCTCAGATTCTTCCACCGTCACGGCGACTGTTATTCAGAACAATGTCCCACAGGAGGGGGTTACGGTAAATTTCGCAACCACAGCCGGACTGATCAGTGTCGGTAGCGTAACCACCGACAGTAATGGGCGGGCATCAGTAACATTCTATGCCAATCCTGGTGACAGATCCAACCAAGTTGCTACTATTACTGCCACTTCTGGAGGGCTGAGTCAAACCATTCCGATTACCATTACCGGCACAATCATCAATCTGGCAGCCACTCAGACACAGGTGAGTGTCGGCGGAACAACCACCCTGACCATCAATGTTCTGGACGCAGGATCTGTGGGCATCAACAGCGCGACTGTTGACCTCAGCACCAGTAACGCCAACGTGGCACTTTCCGCGACAACCGGAACGACAAATACTTCAGGTGTTCTGACGGTCATTCTGAACGGAGCGGTAACCGGAACAACCGTGATCACCGTTTCCAGTTCTGGCGCAACCCAGACAATCACCATAACTGTTGGTGCATCCGCGTCGTCTATCAATATAACCAACCCGGCCACTTCTCCCTATGTTATTGTAACCGGTATCCCGCAGGTGGTCACTATCACCGGCCCCTTTAACACCGATGTCACCTTTGTATCCACTTTGGGAACTTGGGGCGGAGGGGCTGCAACAGAAATCCAGACGACTGATGGCGCAGGAGTAGCTTCAGCGACACTGACTTCAGACCTGGTCGGCACAGCGACCGTCATGGTATATCAAACCTCGACGCCAGGTAACTCAGACAGCACCCTGATCAACGTTTCACCGCCGATCGGCGATGCAAATCAGGTGGCGGTCTCCTTCTCCGCGACCTCCGTAGCACCAAGCAGCGCAACGGTCACCAACTCGGTCACCGTTTACGCCAAGGTCATCACCGACTCCAGTGAACCGATCGCCAACGTGCCGGTGACCTTCAGCCTGTCGAACACCACCGGCGGCGGCGAATATGTAAGTCCCGCCTCAGCGGTAACCGACAGTTCCGGTTATGCGACCACCACCTTCTATTCCGGCACATCCAGTTCCAGCGGACTCGGTGTCAACGTTATTGCGACTGAGCATGGCAGCGCTTCACCCGGTAATTCGGACACCGGCACTATCATTATCGGCGGCACCCCAGCCTCAATCGTACTCAGTCGTGGCACTCACGCCACTGCCAGTGGCGACAACACCTATTATATAATGCCGATGGGAGTCCTGGTATCCGATTCCGGTGGTGGCGCGGTTGCCAACGCGACTGTCTCTTTAACCGCCTGGCCTACCCGTT
This genomic window contains:
- a CDS encoding dihydroorotase, which encodes MLLQNGRVIDPSSGLDGQADILVVGGRVKAVGTVKERDLPPGCKTYDLGGLWVTPGLIDMHVHLREPGEEYKETIASGTMAAAAGGFTAVACMPNTSPINDSQGVTSLILARAVGASARVYPVGSISKGAKGEELAEFGEMKTAGVVALSDDGVPVVNSQLFKRALEYSGNYDLLLISHSEEIFLSRGGAMNDGSVSTRLGLRGIPSAAESIAVYRDIALAEYTGRPVHIAHVSTGEAVDLIRRAKSKGCRVTAETAPHYFTLTDQDVGNYNTNAKMNPPLRSEKDRLEMIRGLQDGTIDAIATDHAPHSRLEKDKEFDQAANGIIGLETSLPLSLELVRVGIIDPVRLIELMSVNPARILGVEGGTLKEGCIADITVIDPEKKFVFAAEGIRSKSRNSPFIDRELTGKAVMTILGGRITHSELA
- a CDS encoding pilus assembly protein PilM, with the translated sequence MGGLKLPKFSFNIPFLGGQKLAVGLDIGSHSVKICQLAQSGSGYKLVCLGSATLPPDSVEDGVLQNPEAVSKAVSGLIKNLKLKGKKVAISISGYSVIVKKINLAVMDEEELASHIQAEAEQYIPFDIDDVYMDFQDLKTNTADDDRTDIMLVAAKKEVVNGYLEVLGAAGLKTIIVDVDAFALENAYGATFGGSNENIGLVDIGASKMNINIVSNGTSVLARDIVLGSRLLTEQIQNHFGISFEEAEALKIGSTSSEEKKRELEDIFVNTCTQWVTEVKRALDFYYSNYPEETINKLVLSGGGAKVKGLAKLFSEETGIKTHIFNPFARTESDPSKIDNDYLNNIAPEMALSTGLATRSADI
- a CDS encoding PilN domain-containing protein; amino-acid sequence: MIHINLLPVRQIRRRLQVRNEVAVFGASVMVVLVAIGLVGLNMKSTVTEKKSENQVLSKKKASYQPILDEIEKLKKDKKEQETKLDVIKKLKTGSQTLVHVLDELAKVTPSNRAWVNTMKHSGGSMDITGVALDNATIAQYMRSIRESEYFSDAELSQSSQIVVAGAKLKSFALKIGVTTPVREEDPDQTKETKN
- a CDS encoding aspartate carbamoyltransferase catalytic subunit: MQSDYVFRHKHLLSMEDLSVQDISFILQTAESFKEISTRAIKKVPTLRGKTVINLFFEPSTRTRLSFEVAAKRLSADTFNISASTSSATKGETLVDTARNLEAMHPDIIILRHSSSGSPDLLTHHLQSSVVNAGDGTHEHPSQGLLDLMTVKEGKGGFAGLKIAIIGDIAHSRVAHSDIIGFTKMGAEVFVCGPATMIPPYLEQFGAKVCRSVQDAVADADVVMALRIQRERQLDPLIPSLREYASFFGVNEKLLNLAKPDALIMHPGPINRGVEIDPGVADGPRSVILDQVTNGVAIRMAILYLLMGGD
- a CDS encoding pilus assembly protein PilP, with the protein product MNTTQINNIPSRPKFLVFWFAMCGLYILLLQFIPTQNVHAQIEFSNEKESEQIKIAEALDALLKSMKIEAFEYQVENRPDPFMPFISDKIDQPVEIDISPERLTGMRQFEPGQLKVVAIMFTENNPMAMVEDSAGKGYVIRRGTKIGRSGIVSDIVPNQVIIKQLTYSMTRERKYNTVEMILRKEGERP
- the pilO gene encoding type 4a pilus biogenesis protein PilO; amino-acid sequence: MKENFLKIKTVYENFLDNKVAFLNRQYKLAIFAAAVTIPIVLFFFLFVSPTSKEIKKLNKDNRYLRGEIQKVEAIAGKLDEHKQEMAEVQLRLKAASLLLPKQKEIPDLLTSISEQGTSSGLEFISFQPKTERPEQFYAVIPVSIAVKGSYHKIGSFLDKVSKLNRIVSVTNIDLGSPQRSEGEMLLGANMELVTYRFIDTNVDTTKKQ
- the lepB gene encoding signal peptidase I, whose product is MEESSPRKKSLLREYAEAIIIALILALFIRTFVVQAFKIPSGSMIPTLLIGDHILVSKFIYGVRNPLTGKVLIPIRNPERNDIVVFKYPLNPDQDFIKRVIGVPGDTIEIVDKKLFVNGNELENDKGVYLDDRVLSGEGRPRDNFGPVTVPAESLFVMGDNRDNSHDSRFWSFVDFKDLRGKAFIMYWSWDNENFDVRWSRIGSMLH